The DNA window AACAATTTTACATCTTAATTCCACACATTTCTTGAGTTCATAGGTTTGCTTAATTGTTTATTGGTGTGGACCAGTTGTACAAGAAAATTGACATTAGATGGTGTGTGGGGCTCAGTCATTCTGAAGCACAATCAACTCTGTTATCTTCCTTTAAAATGCCCAAAACTGTGCTTTTACTCCAGCCGAACCCTGGGGTTTTGGGTAAAGTCATTGACTTTGATTAAACCATCAGGACCAATTCTgtttgggaaaaatatatatctggGGTTAGTTCATTGAACAATCAGTTTTAAGAAAGACAGTATATTAACTCTCTCCTTCCAAATGAATTCTTTGTGGATCCTGCCCTcaatgcctttctttttctttgactttggcagcctgctcctcctcccccactcttaCCTTACTACCTAAAACCTGAGTGTGAGTCAGTCACCTGAAGGGCCTGCTAAGATGCAGACATCTGGGTCCTGCCCCTGAGTTTGTGACTGGGTATTTTCAGGTGGCAGCCTGAGAACTAGCATTTGCAATTCATCACTGGAATCACACCGTTCTTCCCTggcctttccctttctcttttgggtctttagttctttttcttcatcacaTTTCTCTGTGCCTAGAGCAGTATAATATAGTAACCTTGCTATATCATGGCCTGCTAGATTTGTTTTCCCCTCTGATTCTTTCCCCTCTGATGGGTAAAAGTTTACTTACATTTCCTGTTCAATGTAGTTCAGCATTCGGCTGACATGTGAGGCAGAGATCTCCCCGTCCACCTCAGCAATATATGTGTAGAGAAACTGGAAGGTGCTAAATGGGATCCGGGGAGGTCCACTGTCATGGTCAGATGATAACACCTCGCACACTATCTTGAGAGTTTTGGCAATGGTCTATAAAGGCataagataaaatgagaaagtcATTATTTCAAACTAAATTCCTAAGATTcagtttaaaggttttatttatttatctgagaggaagaaagagagtgtgtgcaccCACATGCAGGAGTGGTAGGGAggggtggcagaaggagagggagaaaaggacccccctctgagcagggagcataggtggggctcaatcccaggaccccaagatcatgacctgaatggaaggcagaagcttaacagactgagccacccaggcaccccctgcaaGATCAGtttagataaaagaaaacaaataaaaatactgctCTCATAAAATGAAGTGAGAATAATGTAGTATTCTGGAAAGCTTGAACTTTTTACACCCAAACATCAATGAATTccatctggtttctttctttttttcctttcctttctttgttggaGGGTTACTCTCAAGGAATTAAGTTTatgaactgaatattttaagatatttattattttcatcaaaataacCTCACTAAAGGAGAATTTGATTTTAcattctaaaaaattaaagttatttcttattcttattgcTCTCTAATCTTTCGTCTGAAGAGTTGAGGTAATTAGTCTAGCCCATATGCTCCTATGGGACTTGGAGCAATGCtacagtggtgggggtgggggagaagggtcAATCCCTGGGAAGACAGGAGTCCCAGATACAGGAAAAGTGACACTGAACATCAAAACCAGTTCTTCTAAAACATGTAGATCCATCTAATCAAAACAccttggttgttttttgttttacacCTTGTATTTTATATGCCATGACATTCACCTCGTTGTTGCCGGGGAAGAACTAGGAGATGATGGATGCCCAAAGGTTTACAGTATAGGAGCAAACCAATGAAACTTCCAACATCAAAAGGTCATGTTCAGAATTAGCTTTTACTCACCTGTGTCTTTCCATAAACCTATTCTTTACATAAATTTCCCAAGTGAATGAGTTGGGAAATTACAGGggtaaagaaaaatgatttgaagAAAGAATTGTTTAGTTCTGAATTAGCAAACATAGGTCAGCGTGTCTACCAGGGCAGTTCACCAAAACAGATGATGTGTAGATTGTCCTTAAACACCTTCCAGGGACCAGTGAACAGTGATTCCTGAGTGATGAACTGGGTGTgcctgggagaaggaaaaggcagCTGCTGGTATCTCCCTAGAAGGCTGGCTGGCACTGCCCTTCCTCTGCAGCTGCTGTGGGCTGCTCcgttcccttccttcccctgaatATAACGGACGTCTACAGGATGCCTCTTTAACTTGTGTGTGTTACCCAGGGGTGTACACGGGGAGGTATCAGGAAGTATATGAGGGCGCGGAATCAACTTGGTCATCTTCCTAGAGAGACAGTTTTACCTGATGACAAGTGATTTAAACATTGTTTGCATTAATTATTAACTTTAAttgatttaatatttacatttggtTTCTTTATGTTGATAAACATTGCTACCTTATGAACTGGAATCATCAGGGTACACGAATTTTAGAATGGTAAAACGCATGATGTCAAAGAGATTTGGGGTTTGCAGCAGGCCCCTTTCATTGACCCTCCCCTGCCCTTGGGAGCCCTGCCCTGGAAACTGCTGCGAAGCACCATCTGTGGCAGTGTGCCACACGCTTCCAGGGAggagggtgagtggcaggcagaccagaggctggggaagaggCTGTCAGTGAGATGGTGGGCCATGTGCGGGATGCGAGGTCAGtatgacgggggtgggggggtgggtagatTTGCAAGCTTATGTGCAAAGAACTCCATCATCATCTCCACTCACAGctcatcctctctccttccttttcttcaaaaattcCCCTCCTGCCTTTGTTCTGCTGTCCTATTCCTGCAGGCTCATCCATGTTGGGGTGCTGTTAAGGACTGAATTGTGTTcaccccaaattcatatgctgaagccctaaccccaggacctcagaacgTGAttctatttggagatagggccattttagaggtaattaagttaaaatcaaGTCTGTGGAGTGGGCCTTAAACAAATAAGACTGCTGTCCTCataagaggagattaggacatagACGTGTCAGATACATACATACGCAGAGGGACAACTGTATAAAGCAGCaggtaagggcacctgggtggctcagcccgttaagtgtctgactcttggtttctgctcaggtcatgatctcagggtcttgtgcTTAaccccccacatcgggctcagaactcagcaaggagtctattgaagtttttctcttcccctccccctccctccactcacccatcctctctctcaaataaataaatgaatcaagaaaagaaagaaagaaaaggagaaagagagagaaacaggaagacaaTGGCCATTTACAAACCAAGGACAATGGCCTCAGACACCTTAATCACAGACTTCCAGGCTCttggactgtgagaaaataaatttctagtgtttaagccacccagtctggggTACTTTGTTCCATCAGCCCTACAAGCTAATACAGGTGCTTTTTACCCCAAACAGTATCTTGTTAATCAAACACAAGCCTTTAAGTTTTATTGTcctcttaacattttaaaatatttcatacatggatgaatggataaagaattctCTGGACTAGAACTTAAATAAATCTAAAGTAAACAAGGACCTGCATTTTGTTGCACAAGATTTTTTGATCAGATGGGGATCCACTTGATAAAGGGAGCCTTAAAGCATCTTCTGAGAGTCACAAACCCAGAGGAGAAAGGCTCAGAAAGTGAATTATTTGCTAACAAAACACATCCTTCCTTCCAATGAACAGTCTTCCTTTTCTACAATCAGTCCCCGTGGAACAGGAGGGAATAGAGGCTAGTCTAGAGGAAGGAGTGCTGATAGGGAAGAGAAATATAGGTCTGCATGCCACAGTCTTTTGAATCCTGGGTATAGATTGGGAGAGCTCAAGAAAGTCCCTGTCCTTAGATGAAAGGAGGGAACTGGTTTTTCTACGTGGCACCAAGATCATGTCTGACTAGTGAATtggcaaaggaaggagaaattcCTGCGCTTGCCTCTAagggtatatgtatatatatggagattttattcatttatttgagagagagagagagagagagaaagagagcatgagcagggggaggggcagagggagagggagaagcagactccctgctgagcagagagcccagagcagggctccatcccaggaccctgagatcaccacccgagccaaaggcagatgcttaagtgactgagccacccaggcacgctaaGGATATATGGTTTAACTAGACTGCAAAGCCTCTGCCAGATGTTGACACCCTCACACCTCCACATTTAAGTTCCCAGCAATAGTCCAATATGAAACAGATGGGTATAATGGGTCTGGTTCCTAGATTCACGAGGCACCCTTTATTTACAGACTAGCCCTTCAGGCTGACTTCACCTCAAGGTGTTCTGTGATGTTGGGGTGATGAGGGGCAGTTAGATACTTGAAGACCTCACTGTTATCCAAAGTCAGACCTGAGAATATCTCAGTAGAAGTAGAGAAGGCAGACTAGAATCATAGTCTGTCAGAGATGAAGGAACTTTTGGAACATCTAATCCAATCTCCCTGTTTTGGAAGGGAGGCAGAAAGATACAATTCACCTCATGGTTTCCCCCTCCCCAGTGCGGGAGGGAGACATACCAAAGTAAACCTACAGCTGCACTGTGAGCTCAGCAGAGGGAAGAGTGGAATTTAATATTCTGTAGTCACTTTTGTTACCGCAAGGCATGTGGAAGGAGAGGACTCACACATCTCACAAGGTGGTGAAGGTCTGTGAAGTAGACCACCGGAGCCACGGAGCCGATGAAGGCAACCTGAAAGGGTTCAGAGAGGTCCTCAGAACCCACCAGAATGATGACGAGctagggatggggggtgggagggagcactGTGCTGTGAGAGAGAAGAGACCTAGGACTTAGGCCACAAGCCCCTGAGACCACACGGACAGTGTTTATTCCCATGGATTTCCAAGGACCGAGACATATAGGAAATCCTTTGCTTGGTGGTTGTGTGATCCTGGAGTTACCATTTCCCTGTTATACACTCTGCTGCCATCTTGAAGAGTGGAGTGGGGTGGAAAAAACCGAGAGACTGGGCATTTATGTCAAAGCTGTTTCTGGTACTGCATCGGACTAAAACTCCTGGATTGATTGAATCTACTTGCTTTCCTACTCAACCCTCTGTGGGTGGGGTAGATCAGGAAGCTCAGAATTAACTACAGATAAAATAAAGTatgttccctcctccctgctccagaTATCTCTGCATGTAGTGTGAGTATATTTGTGACCCTACgggaatttaataaaatgtgtctatttttaatttgtcttccTGGACTTCCCCCAACCTTTGGGGCTATTTTCACAGAAGCGTGATAGTACTGATAGGCAAAACTTCTGCACTGGCTgcaattttcctttcctctttggaAGAAAGCAATTTATTCATTATATCGTATTACTATACAGGacaatgaagataaaaaaaactaTGAATGGCTTCACCTCTCCTTGTCTCTAAAGAAACAATTATAGTGAAAGTTGCAGGGGAAGCCTATAGGAAAAGTTGAACTTGCTAATaatatttctcataatttttgtCAAACAAAAATGTCAGATATGCATCCCACGTGTAttcaagatgaaagaaaaagatggtgTTTAGAGTTGTTTACTGATTCAGACTACCTTTATGTACCATTTGCTTTTGGCAGAGTCAATAATTTTCTCATTAACTTTCAAACTTGCACATAttccaggattttttaaaaaacccatgtttctgattcattttcatttagttattaTAAAGGTGTTTAATAAGAGTGAGTCCATATATAAGATGACGCCCAAAGCTTTTAAATAAGTGCATGAACTGGGTgcaatatctttttctttaaaacagaaacattcCTTTTCCAATTGTAAATCAAGTCAAACTTAGAAAAGGCATGAATTTGTATGAGCATCCTACATCCATGATGATGTCGTAACGGTAAGTCTGGAAATAGcctcatttctcctttcctgatCTCTCAGCTCTGATTTTTGTATCCAATTATGCTTATCAAATAGTAGTTTTCTGTAAGCCTGCATCTCTTTTTCAAAGGCCCCGTTGGTGTATCTTCTAGGTGTCTGGAACCCAAGTAGAAGCGAATCTCTTGCAGCTGGCTATTGGTTATCTTTAGGAATATAAGTGGAGTGGTGACGGAAATAAATCCGAAGGCAATGATTGAAATTCATAAATAATCCAGAAGCCACATTCTAGTAAACTCTCCCCAGGGTCTGATGACAggtttcccctctcccctcctcccccctgcttctgGCTGAGGAGCAGAGGAATGACCTAattcagagaggaagggaagtagacAAGACAGGTATGCTTGTTCTCAGCCCAGAAGACGGGACTGTGTGTGCAGAGGTAGTCCTCTTCCAGGCCCAGACAGAGCTTTTCCGGTAAGGAACAGAAAGCAGTAAAGCTCACTTACAACTCCAAGAGAACTGCAAGCAAGAGCTAAAAACTTCAGCCACTCGATCTCCTCTGTGAAACGGCCCACATTCATCACACTATTAAACAGGTCTGTTGGGAGACTCAGCACCTTCCACATCTGGGCCAGCTCATCTGCGTGGATAATCAGTCTTCCAGCAACCTGCAGGTCAGGGGACAGACGACGGACAGGGAGGGACAGGATGAGAGAATGCCCCAAGAGATACTGCCCAGCAAGGCCCACATTTTCCCAGCACCCAGCAAGGGGTTTGATGGCGGGAGAGGAATGAGGGCAGGACTCTAGCCGTCCTCTTTGTAAGGGTAG is part of the Mustela nigripes isolate SB6536 chromosome 2, MUSNIG.SB6536, whole genome shotgun sequence genome and encodes:
- the ROPN1 gene encoding ropporin-1A isoform X2, translated to MPQTDKQICIPPELPELLKQFTKAAIRTQPQDLIQWAADYFGAMSRGEIPPVRERSERVALSNWAELTPELLKILHSRVAGRLIIHADELAQMWKVLSLPTDLFNSVMNVGRFTEEIEWLKFLALACSSLGVTIAKTLKIVCEVLSSDHDSGPPRIPFSTFQFLYTYIAEVDGEISASHVSRMLNYIEQEIIGPDGLIKVNDFTQNPRVRLE
- the ROPN1 gene encoding ropporin-1A isoform X1, with the protein product MPQTDKQICIPPELPELLKQFTKAAIRTQPQDLIQWAADYFGAMSRGEIPPVRERSERVALSNWAELTPELLKILHSRVAGRLIIHADELAQMWKVLSLPTDLFNSVMNVGRFTEEIEWLKFLALACSSLGVVAFIGSVAPVVYFTDLHHLVRCTIAKTLKIVCEVLSSDHDSGPPRIPFSTFQFLYTYIAEVDGEISASHVSRMLNYIEQEIIGPDGLIKVNDFTQNPRVRLE